The following coding sequences lie in one Chanos chanos chromosome 4, fChaCha1.1, whole genome shotgun sequence genomic window:
- the LOC115809422 gene encoding solute carrier family 66 member 3 yields MITKLVLNVLNFSALFVCLVLKLPQIVLLSRSKSAKGVSLKALILELTGYIVFVTYENYHEYPPATYIEYPALIAQDTILLLMVLHYSGNLRQSLIYSVVFVGGWQLLTLQDWIIDVAMSLCTVISASSKFAQLQCLWQTKDSGQVSALTWAMSSYTCLARIFTTVLTTGDLQVLFRFFILTTLNSWVLATVIFYRRSSQKLD; encoded by the exons ATGATTACAAAGTTAGTTTTAAATGTACTGAACTTCAGTGCGTTGTTCGTTTGTTTGGTGCTGAAGCTCCCGCAGATCGTGTTGCTGTCGCGGTCTAAGTCCGCCAAAGGAGTCAGTTTAAAAGCCTTGATTCTGGAGCTAACAGG GTATATAGTGTTTGTTACCTATGAAAACTATCACGAGTACCCGCCTGCTACCTACATAGAGTACCCTGCCCTCATTGCCCAAG acaCCATTCTGTTACTCATGGTCCTACATTACAGCGGCAACCTGAGACAGAGCCTCATCTACAGCGTCGT TTTTGTTGGAGGGTGGCAGCTGTTGACTCTTCAGGACTGGATCATTGATGTAGccatg aGTCTTTGCACAGTCATCAGCGCGAGCAGTAAGTTTGCACAGCTGCAGTGTCTGTGGCAGACCAAAGACTCCGGCCAGGTCAGCGCTCTCACCTGGGCCATGTCCTCATACACCTGTCTGG CCCGAATTTTTACCACTGTTCTCACCACTGGAGATCTGCAAG ttctgttccGTTTCTTCATCTTGACGACGCTGAACAGCTGGGTGTTGGCAACTGTCATCTTCTACAGGCGGAGCAGTCAGAAGCTGGACTGA
- the LOC115809539 gene encoding carboxypeptidase N subunit 2: MTTVRVLVLAVFASCCCNIAISCPEQCEVSYDFDAVNVICRSASFVRFPGDCFPRNTTSLTIRLTNISNVTADDSGARVTLDRNNLSSLPANLLQNLSKLKLLDLKGNRLTHLPPGVFHHAPLLELILRDNLISEVHPDVVSHNTSLTRLDLSGNQLKQPPVALLQRLGHLESLDLRNNQLEELPPKALDSLPRLDALYLERNQLKALDVFTFRGTPHLQQVFLGNNRLENLPAGLFQHLSELVFLDLGNNLLQRLAPGTLDGRYHVVLRGNPWHCQAELAYLRHWLGTHEDERVFLAEKAKCHSPDILRGRAISSLTNRELGLEG; the protein is encoded by the exons ATGACTACTGTCCGTGTCCTCGTGTTGGCAGTGTTTGCTAGCTGTTGCTGTAATATAGCCATTTCTTGCCCAGAACAATGTGAGGTTTCGTATGATTTTGACGCTGTCAACGTGATATGCCGCAGTGCGAGTTTCGTTCGTTTTCCCGGGGATTGTTTCCCTCGAAATACTACTTCACTGACGATACGGTTGACCAACATTAGCAACGTCACCGCAGACGACTCGGGCGCCAGAGTTACTTTGGACAGAAACAATCTAAGCAGTCTCCCGGCAAATCTACTGCAAAACCTCTCTAAACTAAAACTTTTAGACCTTAAAG GTAACAGACTTACACACTTGCCCCCTGGTGTGTTTCACCATGCACCCCTCCTCGAACTCATCCTCAGAGACAACCTCATCTCTGAGGTTCACCCTGACGTGGTCTCCCATAACACCTCCCTCACCCGGTTAGACCTGTCTGGAAACCAACTCAAACAGCCACCCGTGGCCCTGCTACAGAGACTTGGCCATCTCGAGAGCCTGGATCTCCGGAACAACCAGCTAGAGGAGCTTCCCCCCAAAGCTTTGGACTCCCTGCCCAGACTGGATGCCCTTTACCTGGAGCGCAACCAACTCAAAGCCCTGGATGTGTTTACTTTTCGGGGGACTCCCCACCTGCAGCAGGTCTTCTTGGGAAATAACCGTTTGGAGAACCTTCCTGCAGGGCTGTTCCAGCACCTAAGCGAGCTGGTTTTCCTGGACCTCGGTAATAACCTCCTGCAACGCTTAGCTCCTGGCACACTGGACGGAAGGTATCACGTCGTTCTCAGGGGCAACCCTTGGCACTGCCAGGCTGAACTGGCATACCTGCGGCACTGGCTGGGCACACATGAGGACGAGAGGGTATTTCTTGCTGAGAAGGCCAAATGTCATTCGCCTGACATTTTGAGAGGGAGAGCCATCTCCTCACTGACTAATAGGGAACTGGGCTTAGAGGGCTGA
- the rock2b gene encoding rho-associated protein kinase 2: MSSETEMRMETRLKKLETLIRDPRSAINLESLLDSINALALDLNYPALRKNKNIDAFLSRYEKAVGHLRELQVRLEDFERVKVIGRGAFGKVQLVRHKVSRQVYAMKQLSKFEMIKRSDSAFFWEERDIMAFSNSPWIVQLYCAFQDEKYLYLVMEFMAGGDLVTLISSYDMPEAWVQFYTAELVLALDAIHSMGFIHRDVKPENMLLDRTGHLKLADFGTCMKMDSSGMVRCDTAVGTPDYISPEVLQSQGSTGYYGRECDWWSVGVCIYELLVGDTPFYAESLVGTYGKIMAHKNNLSFPDDIEMSKDAKDLICAFLTDREVRLGRTGVDEIKGHPFFKNEQWTFDTIRNTIAPVVPELNSDIDTSNFDDIEDEKGSVETFPTPRAFAGNQLPFVGFTYYKEDKLLKNSEICIDGEDLPQKDKPESEELQKKFLKLEEKLKHEKQAKDELQNKWRTSNSQLEKLSKELEEEMSERQKMEGALRQLERERTFLQRQNTESAKKAEQEAEKKRGLEKEVNSLKEQLAELKKKSQSSQESSEKNAQLQKQLDEVSAKLKEELEASGRLRKTQGEAVRQSQQMELSVRELQETVARLESSKKQLEQEKLSLNTTLETEKREHNLNTETISDLQSRISGLEEELKQMKNSLTKVEGEKRQLQEDLAVLEKEKSNQEIDLTFKLKTLQQSFEQEEAEHKATKARLADKNKINQSIEEAKSEVLKDMERNLAEERSVKQQLENSLMELEKKNSILDRDYKQARHELDQLHTQRDELAKEVEELNVKVQQEAQKRNLSQADLKAQRSEVNTLRSSEKKLKQEVNHLLDLKHNLEKQNQELRREREDAEAQLKEIQDTLESEQYFTTLYKTQIKELKEENEEKNKLLKDARQKLEELQEERDSLAAQLEKSLTAADSERLARSIAEEQFSDLEKEKIMKELEIKDMITRHRQELGEKDNTISSLEESNRTLTVDVANLANEKEELNNQLKEIQQQLQKAKEEEKEKNAFKISFEKQLQAERTLKIQAVNKLAEVMHRRSDRVGHRGDDSGVRRKEKENRKLQLELRSEREKLNSTIIKYQKEINDMQAMIAEESQMRVEMQMALASKDSDIERLRCQLTSLSIHSLDTTSISSLGNDADLDDNFPESRLEGWLSIPARNTKRFGWEKKYVVVSSKKILFYESEEDREQASPFMILDIDKLFHVRPVTQSDVYRADPKDIPRIFQILYANEGESKKDQEPVVESLSVVEKSSCVVHKGHEFVPTLYHLPTSCEACARPLWNVFKPPPALECRRCRIKCHKEHLDRKEEVFAPCRVNYDMSTAKHLLLLASSQHEQQRWVALLLKRVPRKPAPPQSQTLPPSFSPQEPLESPSSSPKISPRISHRGAIKLQPSRQQPPAKTSVIEFDLNNWAWAITAGDDDDDDEDDDYDEVFDF, from the exons ATGTCTTCTGAAACTGAGATGAGAATGGAAACTCGACTGAAAAAGCTTGAGACACTTATCAGAGATCCGCGGTCGGCGATAAATTTGGAAAGTTTACTG gATTCCATTAATGCGTTGGCCCTGGATCTGAACTACCCCGCGCTACGGAAGAATAAAAACATCGACGCCTTTTTAAGCAGAT ATGAGAAGGCCGTGGGACACCTGAGGGAGTTGCAGGTTCGGCTGGAGGATTTTGAAAGAGTGAAAGTGATTGGAAGGGGAGCCTTTGGAAAAGTACAgctg gtgcgGCACAAGGTGTCTCGGCAGGTTTATGCCATGAAGCAGCTGAGTAAGTTTGAGATGATTAAGCGTTCGGACTCGGCTTTCTTCTGGGAGGAACGGGACATCATGGCCTTCTCCAACAGCCCTTGGATTGTccag CTGTACTGCGCATTCCAAGATGAGAAGTACTTGTATTTGGTGATGGAGTTCATGGCGGGTGGAGACCTGGTAACTCTGATCAGTTCGTATGACATGCCTGAGGCATGGGTCCAGTTCTACACGGCAGAACTGGTTCTGGCTCTGGACGCCATCCACTCCATGGGCTTCATCCATCGAGACGTTAAACCCGAAAACATGCTTCTGGACCGCACTGGACACCTGAAACTGGCTGACTTTGGTACCTGTATGAAGATGGACTCG tCAGGTATGGTTCGTTGTGACACAGCTGTGGGAACTCCAGACTACATCTCTCCTGAGGTGTTGCAGTCTCAGGGCAGTACTGGTTATTACGGCCGTGAGTGCGACTGGTGGTCTGTCGGTGTCTGCATCTATGAGCTGCTGGTCG gtgataCTCCCTTTTACGCTGAGTCTCTTGTGGGAACATACGGCAAAATTATGGCTCACAAAAACAACCTGAGTTTCCCTGATGACATCGAGATGTCCAAGGACGCCAAAGATCTCATCTGTGCCTTTCTGACTGacag GGAGGTGAGGCTTGGACGgacaggagtggatgagatcaaAGGTCATCCTTTCTTCAAGAACGAACAGTGGACCTTTGACACCATACGAAACA ccaTCGCTCCAGTGGTGCCAGAGCTGAACAGCGATATTGACACCAGTAACTTTGACGACATAGAGGATGAAAAAGGAAGCGTGGAGACGTTTCCAACCCCCAGAGCCTTTGCAGGCAACCAGCTGCCCTTCGTTGGCTTCACCTACTATAAGGAGGACAA gttgtTGAAGAATTCAGAGATCTGTATCGATGGAGAAGACTTACCACAGAAGGACAaaccagag tctgaagAACTGCAGAAGAAGTTTCTTAAACTAGAGGAAAAACTCAAACATGAGAAGCAGGCTAAGGATGAGCTGCAAAACAAATGGAG AACTTCAAACAGTCAATTAGAAAAACTCTCCAAGGAGCTCGAAGAGGAG ATGAGTGAAAGGCAAAAAATGGAAGGAGCTCTGAGGCAGCTGGAACGAGAGAGAACGTTTCTGCAGAGACAGAACACGGAGAGCGCGAAGAAAGCGGAGcaggaggcagagaaaaaacGAGGCCTGGAAAAAGAGG TGAACAGCCTGAAAGAGCAACTGGCAGAGCTGAAGAAGAAAAGTCAAAGCTCCCAGGAGTCCAGTGAGAAGAATGCTCAGCTACAAAAACAG CTGGATGAGGTAAGTGCTAAGCTgaaggaggagctggaggcttcAGGGCGTCTGCGGAAGACTCAGGGAGAGGCAGTGAGGCAGTCCCAGCAGATGGAGCTCTCTGTCAGGGAACTGCAGGAGACAGTGGCCCGGCTGGAGAGCAGTAAAAAACAGCTGGAACAGGAGAAACTCAGCCTGAACACAAcgctggagacagagaagagagaacacaatCTCAACACGGAGACCATCTCTGACCTgcaga GCCGTATCTCCGGGCTAGAGGAAGAGTTGAAACAGATGAAGAATTCCCTTACGAaagtggagggagagaagaggcagTTACAAGAGGACCTGGCCGTCCTGGAGAAG gaaAAAAGTAATCAGGAGATAGATTTGACATTCAAGCTCAAGACACTGCAGCAGAGTTTTGAGCAGGAGGAGGCGGAGCATAAGGCTACTAAAGCGCGATTGGCTGACAAAAACAAGATCAACCAATCCATCGAGGAGGCCAAATCTGAAGTACTCAAAG ataTGGAGCGTAATCTGGCGGAGGAACGTTCGGTGAAGCAGCAGTTGGAGAACAGCCTGATGGAGCTGGAGAAAAAGAACTCCATTTTAGACCGCGACTACAAACAGGCGCGGCACGAACTAGACCAGctgcacacacaaagagacgAACTGGccaaggag gtGGAGGAGTTGAATGTGAAGGTGCAGCAAGAAGCTCAGAAACGTAATTTGTCTCAGGCTGATCTCAAggcacagaggtcagaggtcaacacCCTGCGCTCATCTGAGAAAAAGCTCAAACAAGAGGTCAACCATCTACTGGACCTCAAACACAACCTAGAGAAACAGAACCAGGAGCtgcgcag agagagagaggacgctGAAGCCCAGCTAAAAGAGATTCAGGATACTCTAGAGTCAGAGCAATACTTCACG ACTCTTTATAAAACTCAGATAAaggagctgaaggaggagaACGAGGAGAAGAATAAACTGCTTAAAGATGCTCGGCAGAAACTGGAGGAGCTTCAGGAGGAAAG ggactCGTTGGCGGCCCAGCTGGAGAAGAGCCTGACGGCGGCTGACTCTGAACGCTTAGCGCGTTCCATAGCTGAGGAGCAGTTCTCAgacctggagaaagagaagatcaTGAAAGAGCTGGAGATCAAAGACATGATCACACGGCACCGGCAGGAACTCGGCGAAAAAGACAACACCATCAGctcg CTGGAAGAATCCAACAGAACGCTGACCGTGGATGTGGCTAACCTGGCCAATGAGAAAGAAGAACTGAATAATCAGCTGAAGGAGATTCAGCAAC AGTTACAGAaggcaaaggaggaggagaaagagaagaacgcGTTTAAGATTTCCTTTGAGAAGCAACTTCAGGCTGAGAGGACACTCAAAATTCAG GCAGTAAACAAGCTGGCTGAGGTGATGCACCGGAGATCGGATCGGGTCGGTCACCGTGGCGATGACAGTGGCGTTCGcaggaaggagaaggagaacagGAAACTCCAGCTGGAGCTgcgctctgagagagagaaactcaacaGCACCATCATCAAATACCAGAAAGAGATCAACGACATGCAGGCG aTGATAGCAGAAGAGTCTCAGATGCGAGTGGAAATGCAGATGGCCTTAGCCAGTAAGGACAGTGACATAGAGCGTCTGCGCTGTCAGCTGACCAGCCTCAGTATCCACTCCCTGGACACCACCAGTATCAGCAGCCTTGGCAACGACGCCGACCTCGACGACAATTTCCCAG agagcagactggAGGGATGGCTGTCCATTCCTGCCAGGAACACTAAGAGATTTGGATGGGAGAAGAAG TATGTGGTGGTGAGCAGCAAGAAGATTCTGTTTTATGAGtctgaggaagacagagaacaggccagTCCATTCATGATCCTCGACATTGA TAAACTTTTCCACGTGAGACCAGTCACTCAGTCAGACGTTTACCGAGCTGATCCCAAAGACATCCCACGCATTTTCCAG aTCCTGTATGCCAATGAAGGGGAGAGTAAGAAGGACCAGGAGCCAGTGGTGGAGAGTCTGTCTGTGGTGGAAAAGTCGTCCTGTGTCGTGCACAAAGGCCATGAGTTTGTGCCCACGCTGTACCACTTACCCACCAGCTGCGAGGCCTGTGCCCGCCCACTGTGGAACGTCTTCAAGCCGCCGCCCGCCTTGGAGTGCCGGCGCTGCCGCATCAAGTGCCACAAAGAACACCTGGATCGCAAGGAGGAGGTCTTCGCCCCCTGTCGAG TGAACTACGACATGTCCACTGCCAAGCACCTGCTTCTCCTGGCCAGCTCTCAACACGAGCAGCAGAGATGGGTCGCCCTGCTCCTCAAACGTGTCCCTCGCAAACCGGCGCCCCCGCAGTCCCAaaccctccccccctccttctccccccAGGAGCCCCTGGAGTCACCGAGCTCCTCGCCTAAAATCTCCCCCAGAATCTCCCACAGGGGTGCGATCAAACTCCAGCCCAGTCGACAGCAGCCCCCAGCCAAGACCAG TGTGATAGAGTTTGACCTCAACAACTGGGCATGGGCGATTACtgctggtgatgatgatgatgatgatgaggatgatgattaTGACGAAGTGTTTGACTTCTGA